The Aspergillus flavus chromosome 2, complete sequence region TCCCCTCCATTATTCTGTTGAATAGCACCCGCAATAGGGATCCCAGTTAGAGTACCAACACTAACAATGGTGAACGTCGtcccatttctctttccgtAGTCTTCTGTCGCGCAGACCTGTGAGATACACACAGGCGTTAGACTGATAGCTGCTCCGCTCCAGAAACCAAAGAGCACAGCGTAGCATATAATAGCGGCTATGTTGACCCCTGCCTTCAGCCAAAGACCTAGGGTTAATACTCCGCATATGAACGATGTGAGGACCATTACGTTGAAACGGCCTAGATGGTCTGCGATGAGGCCGGGGAGGAAGCGGCCTGGGATGGCGCCGAggttgaggaagacgatTAGTGCGTAGGAGAGGGTGTTGTTTATTCCGACGTGGACTGCGTATGAGGCGATGTAGGTGATAGGGATGAAGACGGCGAATTCGACTAGGAAGATGGCTGCTGTTGTGGTGGCGTATTTGATATCCCTAAGGGCTTTGAAGTCAATGGAGGCTCCTGCTGTTTCGTTGCGTGGGAGTCGTGTTTTCATGAGAAGACAGGCTAGTGTGCAGAGGATGGCGCATAAGAGTGCGATTATGCGGATGGCCCATGGAAATCCGATCTTGGGGGCTGCgaatagtattattatgGGGAATATCACGCCACCTAGTCCGCCGGCTGTGCAGGCGATGCCTGTTGCGTAGCCGCGGCGGATGTTGAACCAGTGTCCGACGCATGAGACTGCCGGTGTGAACAGTGTGCAGGCTGAGAGCCCGCCGAGGACGCTGAAGGATAGGAAGATCTGGTAGTACTCTACTTTTCGTTAGCCTTGTGATGTATAATGAGGTCCATAGAGTATAAGTGCTAGCAAGGAGTGACATATATACCTTCACTAAAGCTGAAGCATATCAGTGCAGCTACAATTCCAATTGACCCAGGAATAACGACATAGGCTGGTCCATATGCATCGAATATTGGTCCTGCACATAGTTCAGTAACTGTTCCTATACCTGACAGAACCTCACCCACCGGCTTGTGCTCCAGCAAAGTAAAGGAAGAACCCATAAGCGCCATATATCCAACCAATGCTTGATTCGGAGTAGCCCTGAAGCTGGTGCGTGCTCGTCCAGGCGTGTAGAATACCCAGGCTATTCAACAGGCCCATGGATGGGATCATAGCACACCACGCTCCGAAGACCACCAGCCATGCCCTGGGCCCTCCCTCGGGATAGCTTTCATTATTTGCTAGCTCGGGGCTTTCGGACGTTCTTGAAGGAGCCGAGCTCCGATCTTCTTTGCTTGACATATCCAGATCAAGGGGAACAGCAAACAGGAGCAGATACCTGAGAGAGCAAAGTTGTCGGGGGACACATTGGAGCGATTGACACTTCCATACCTACCTTTATAAATGACTTTCGTGTCAAGTTGCCGCCTCTGTGGGACCGACAAGTAGACTCGGTATTGGAGCCCCATCTTAGAGACCGACCTAAGAAGCCGGTCTTAGTAAATGGAACCGTGTAGGAGAGACataaagaggaaaagactcCATCTAGTTTAGTGGCCGATGAAGACCAATATGGGTGGAGTGAGGTAAAGATACTTCTTATGGAGAGCTCGGGCATCTCGAACCTTTATTGGCTGAATTGAGCCGATAGCCCTGACCGGCGATCTGCCAGGTCCACGCATTATAGATCATGGTTATTATTTGCAATTTCGGCGTAGTAAAGGGAAATTAAACCCGTGCCACCTTACTAGGAGGACTCAAAGGACAAGAGACATTGCAAATTCGAT contains the following coding sequences:
- a CDS encoding putative monocarboxylate transporter: MSSKEDRSSAPSRTSESPELANNESYPEGGPRAWLVVFGAWCAMIPSMGLLNSLGILHAWTSTHQLQGYSESSIGWIYGAYGFFLYFAGAQAGIGTVTELCAGPIFDAYGPAYVVIPGSIGIVAALICFSFSEEYYQIFLSFSVLGGLSACTLFTPAVSCVGHWFNIRRGYATGIACTAGGLGGVIFPIIILFAAPKIGFPWAIRIIALLCAILCTLACLLMKTRLPRNETAGASIDFKALRDIKYATTTAAIFLVEFAVFIPITYIASYAVHVGINNTLSYALIVFLNLGAIPGRFLPGLIADHLGRFNVMVLTSFICGVLTLGLWLKAGVNIAAIICYAVLFGFWSGAAISLTPVCISQVCATEDYGKRNGTTFTIVSVGTLTGIPIAGAIQQNNGGDYWGLIVFGGVLYLAATVAFAVARGVCAGWALRIRF